CGCGCGGCGGCGCGCCTTGCCGGCCGGGCGCCTCGAAGCCGTTGTGTCCTCGTTGTTGCGCTTGTCCTGCTGGCATGGTGCCCCGCTGCCCTGGCCAGCGAGGACAAGCCTGCAGCGATGGATCTGAACCAGTTGCTCGGGCTTGCGGAGCACAACTACGCCGGTTTGAAGGCAAGCGCCCATGCAATCGCGGCGGCCGAGGCCAAGCTCGCCGAGGCTTGGGTATCGCCTTTCTTTCAGCTGAACGTCACCAGCCTGTTCTCGCTCGTACCAAACGTCAGCGGCCACCCCCTCTTGAGCCGCGACTCGCAGCTTCCGCTATCCAACCCCTGGGGCCCCATGGTCCAGGTTGGCTTGCAGGGGGCCATTCCGCTGTGGACGTTCGGCAAGCTTGGCGCCGCGCGCGAAGCGGCCCGAGCGGGCGTGCGCGCAAGCACTCACAAGCGCAAACAGGTTCTCGCACGACTGCGCAGCGACGTACGCAGAGCCTACTTCGGGCTGCAGTTCGCCCTGGACACGCTGCAAATGATCGCGGAGGGACGTGCCAAGCTCGAGAGTGGGGTGGCGCTGCTCGAACAGCGCCTCGAGCAGGGCGACTCCGATGCCAACGTGCTGGATCGCTACCGACTCGCGGCAGCGCTGAGCGAAGTGGACGCGCGCCGCTCGGAGGCACGCCGCCTGGAACAGACTTCCCGCGCGGCGCTCACCCTGCTCACGGGCCTCGACGAGATAACGGTACCCGATTGTCCGCTGGAGCCGATTGCGACCGAGCCGAAATCGCTCGGCTGGCACCTCGACATGGCGCGGACGCATCGACCCGATGCTGGCATGTTGCGCACTTCCGTCGAGGCCCGGGAGGCTAAACTGCGAGCGGAACGGGCCGGCTACCTCCCCGATCTGGCACTCACCGTGCAGGCCTCGAGAAGCCACACCCCGGGCGTGACGAATCAGACCAATCCGTTCGTCGTCGATCCCGCCAACTACAACGCGCTGGGAGCGGGACTGGCGGCCCGCTGGTCACTGGACCTGTGGGGTAACCACTACCGGGTCGAACGAGCATCCCGGCAGCTGGCCGAGACACGCGCCCAAGCACAAGAAGCACTCACCGGCATCTCGCTGCAGATCGCCGCTGAACGGGAGGCTCTGCTCGATGCTCGACGCCGGCTAGCGGCCTGGCGCCGCGGCCACCGCGACACGCGCAAGTGGCTCGTTACGGTCGCCCAAGGCTATCAAATCGGAACGCTTCAGGCGCGAGACCTGGTCGACTCGCTGCGCGCCTACTTCACTGCGCGCTTCAGCCACCTTCAGGCGATCCACGATACCAACTCGAGCCTTGCGCGGCTCGAGCAGGCCATCGGAACGCCCATCGTCGCTGACGACGCTTGGCTGCAGACCTGCGCTCCCGAAGGTCCGTAGTTGGTCGATAGCCAAGAAAAGGCTGTGGTTTCTCCGCCCGTGCTGCGCTCGGCGTTCGCTGCGCTAGACTAGGGAGTGCCTTGTCGACCCGAACCGCCTTGTCGATCGGTAACGCCCTGCTGCCGCAAGTCTTCCTCCTTGCGAGCGCGTTGGGCTGCGCGACCGAAACCGACCTGGTCGTGATTCGCAACCTGGAACCGGGGTCCAGCGCGAGTGGAAGCGCATCGGCGCCCCCCACACCACCACCGACCGCCCCGCCTGCTCCGCCGCCCGCGCCCCCGCCGCATGGCGAGTGGGTGACCGTTGCGGGAGGCCGAATGGACGATCGGGCCAATTCCGTGGCGGTCACCGCAGATGGCGCAGTCGTCACCGGCCGCTACGAGGCCATGGCCACCTTTGGCACAACACAGGTCTCCGGAAGCCGCCGCCACGCGAGCCTCTTCCTAGCCAAGTACAAGGAGGGCAGCGGTGAGTTCGCGTGGGTGACGACCAGCGCCACGGTCGAATGCCAGCGCAGCGACGAGGAACGCCCGCTCCCCTGCTCCAATGGCCTCGCCGTGGCGGTCAACCCCGTGGACGACAGCATCTGTCTGGGAGGCTATTTCGCCGGCAAGCTCAGGCTGGCCCCAGGCGTCCCACCTGTGCACTCCACACGGCCCGACGTCGTCGACGGTTTCGTGTCCAAGCTCGACCGCGACGGCAGGCTACTGTGGTTTCAGGCGCTCCGCGGAACCGGAAACCAGGAAACGCGAGCGATCGGGGCGAATCTGGATGGCGGTTGCACGGCGGCAGGGACGTTTCGAGGCGAGATGCGCTACTGGGACGGTGCCAACCGGGTGACTTCGCCGCATGGCTGGCACGACTCCCTTTTTCTGGCCAAGTACGACGCTGTTGGCGGCGGTGAGTGGATCGTCACCGCCGGCGGGCCGCACGCCGATATCGAGGCACGCGGTCTGGCTTTTGGCCCGGCGGGCGACGTTGTGCTCACCGGTCGCAGCTGGGGTCCCAACGTGACGTTCGGATCCCGCGGGATCCCGGGCCCGACGAACGCGATCAGCTCCACAGAGCGCAGTGCTTTCCTGGCTCGCTACTCAGGGGACGGCGATTTGCGCTGGGCGCTGCGCGTCGGCGATGAGGCGACCCGGTCAGGGGGAAAGAGCGTGGCCATGGACCTCGCCGGCAATGCGTACGTGACCGGTTACGTCAACAGCACAGGGCGCAAGATCCGCTTCGGTTCCATCGCCGGCGCATCCCGCCCTCACGACCCGGTTGGATGGGATGACGCTTTCGTGGCCAAGTACAGACCGAACGGCAGGTTGGCCTGGGCCAAGCTGTTGGGTAGCACCGCGGGCGACGACACCGGTTGGGGGGTCGCCGTGGATGCGTTAGGCAGTGTGCTCGTCACCGGCGGACTGGAGGGGGACGTGCGCTTCTCGGGCAAGGAGCACACGAATCTCGGAGGCCCCGGAAACAGCGATGTCTTTCTGGCCCGCTACGATGTCCGTGGCCGGCCCCAAACCTTGCGCGTCGATGGAAGCCGGGGGCGGGAGGAAGCGGGACGCGCGCTCGCCATCTCGCCTCTGGCCGGCCGGATCTATGTGGCGGGCACCCTGGCTGGAGGCGGTTCATTGACGCCCGTCCAGTGGGGCGAGTCGGACGCGTTCCTCGCCTCGTTTCCGGCCGAGCCCCCGTAAAAGGCCCATCAGAACATGTCCTGCAAAGGCAAGGTCAGGACGATAAGAAAGACGCCGACCGTTTCGGCCCCGCAACGCCACTACCCAATTAGCAGGTGGCAGCCATTCCACATGCGCCTCGGCTGGTTTTGGGCGGGGTATTACGTGCGCTGTCGCCTGTCACCGTACCAAGCACTCCAGCAAGTGCCGCGACGGTGGATTGTTGGGCCACCACGCACACCCGCTAACCGCTTTCGCGGCACAATAGGCCATGGCCGGGGCGCCGACACGCGACCCGGCCATGGCTTTCCTTTTGGTCTTGGGCGCTTGGGCCTCACCTGCATGTTGCCTGGCCTGCTCGCGCTCCTGTTCAGCTGGCGTCCGGCGCTCGGCCAGTCCGACACCGACGATCGTTTTCGGCAGATCGTGTTCCAGCTCGACTCGAGCAGCGACGACGCGCTTGTCGCCGCCGTGCGCGAAGCGCTCGATGCCCAGATGACAGCCTCCAAAGTGAGGATCGATCTGGAACGCGAGTCCGTGGCGAAGGCCTCGCTGCACGAGCGCATCGAGCAAGCTCGACGCAGGGCTGTGCAACGGCCTGTGCTGGGCGTGTTCTGGCTCGATGCGCACCGATCCGGCGATTGGCTGCTGTATCTGTTTGCACCGGAAGGCGACCGCGTGCTGGTGCGACGCATACCGGCTACGTCCGAAGCCCAGGCCGCAGCGGTCGAAGCCGTGTCGGTCATCACGCAATCGGCCACGTCGGCGCTGCTGCGCGGGCACCGGCCCGGGATGCAGCCGGTTCAGCGGCGATTCATCCGTTCCCAGCCTCGGGCCAAGCAGGCGGCGGCCCAAAAGGTCACCCAACCCAGGAAGGTGTCTCGGCCTGCTCCGGTCTATCGCCGGATCAGCGTCCGCAGAGACACGAGCATGGTCTTCGCGGTGGGCCACGGTCCGCAGCTCTACGCACCAAGCCAGTGGCAGCGCACCACGCGATTTGCGATCGGCGCCGAGCTGCGAAGTCGTTACTATCTAGGCGTTCAGTATTGGTTGGTCCCCGCTTTGAGCGTGGATTTCCCACAGACGTCGATGACGCTGCGCCGTCATCCGCTGGCGTTTTTTGCTGGGCTTCGCAACCGCCTCGGTCCATTGACCCTGTCGGCCGACATGTCGCTGGTAGGAGAGCTCGTGACGCGGCGCAGCGTCCCGAACGAATCGACAACGCCGGATACCTCTCGCGTAGTTTGGGCCATGGCTCCGAGGCTGCGGATCGGGCTACGTCCCCTGGCGAGTCTCGAGCTCTACCTCGCAGGATCCCTCGACATGTTTTTCACATTTATCAGGTTTTCCGAAGCGGAAAGGGACCCCAGCGGACGGCTGAGCACCCCGCAGGTTCTGCTGGACCCCTACAGATTTCGTCCCACATTGGAGTTGGGGTTGGCTTGGCTGCCCTATGGGCAGTAGGCGCCTTCCCGACCATTCTTGCGCGATGGCACCACTAACCAGACAGGAGAAACGGGCCCAGGCAGCTGTGCGGAATGGGCGAGCAATGATCCAGTCGGGACCACAGCCCGGTCATGACAAAGACCTACGCCTCATGCTGCGCGTTGCGGCGGGGGACCGGGAGGCACAGCGAGTCCTGGCGCTGCGCCTGGTGGGACGGGTGCACAGGCTGAGCCGTCGCTTGATGGCCAACGCCAGCGAGGCGGAAGACGCGGCGCAGACGGCGTTGATCCAAATCCTGCGCGCGGCGGGTACTTTTCGACACGAGTCCTCGCTCGAGCGTTGGGCAGATCGCATCGCGGCCCGGACCATACTCCGCCACGCTCGAGCGCAGCGGCGCAAGGCCGGCGTCGTCGTACCGCTCCTGGATCCCGAGAACCTGCCGCACTCCGGGGCGGAGCTTCGCATCGAACGGCAGGGGGTGTTCCGAAGCGTCGAGCAGCACATGAGGCTGCTCACTCCAGCGCAACGCGAGGCGCTCGTACTCAAGCACGCGCTTGGCTACACCACCGAGGAGATCGCTGAGCTTGCCGAAAGACCCGTGGGCACGATCAAGGATCGGCTGGTCAACGGGCGCAGGCGGCTGCGCAAACTGCTGCAGCGCGAGCTGGTAGCTGCGGCTCGCAGGGCGGAGGCGACGGGATGACCTTCTTGCAGGATCGAGACTTCAAGCGTTGGGCCGAGCTCGTCGATCGTCAGGAGGCCGGGGAACAGCTCTCCCCCGAGCAAGAGGCATTCGTCCTAGAGCACACGAAGACCAACCCGCTGGCGCGACGCGAACAGGAGCTTTTGGCAGAGCTTTCCGATCTGGGAGCAAGCCCGGAAGGGCTCGAGCATCTGGTGAAGAGCGCGCTCGACCGGACGACCAGCGGACCGGCAGGGTCCGGCCTGCAGCCCCGCTCGGCCGGGCTCGAGCCGGCGCCGCTCGGGGCGCCTCAGCTGCCACCAAGACCGCAAGACGCGACTGCATCCCGGACCCAAAGGCAGCCGGGTGGTGCTCAGCGCGTGCACGGGCGGCTCCGGTTTGGCTGGCGGACTGGCGCGATCGTGGCTGCAGCGGCAGCGGCCGTGCTGCTGCTCCCCTGGCTGGACGTCGAGACCTGGCTCGGCCCGCCTGCCTTCGACTCCCACGCTCCACGGCAGCAAGCTTCTCGGTGCGAGCTCGTGTACGGCTCGGGATCGGTTACGGTCGCCGGCAGGCCGCTGCGCGCAGCAGGCACGCTGGTCACGCAGGGCCAGCTCGTTCGGACCGGCGATGGATTGGCCTGCCTTTCCATCGACCCGGGCATTGACCTGTGCCTTGACAGGCACACCAGCGTGCGGCTCTCGAAGCTCTCCGGCCCGGATCGGGAGGTGGCCCTGCTGGACGGCAAGGCGGCCGCGGTGCTTGCCCGGCAGCCCGAAGGCCATCGGTTTTCGGTCGTTGCGTCGGACACCTGGGTGACGGCGATAGGCACGGCGTTCACGGTGGACGTAAGGGAGGCCTCGCAAGGGGTCGTTACCACGGTGCTGCAAGGAAGCGTACGCATCGGCCAAGCTCGGCAAGGACAGGTCGTCCGAGCGCACCGGCGGGCCGTGCGGCGCAGGCATCGCCTCGACATCAAGCCGGTCACACGGACAACGGAGTCACGCGAATGGGGTGCCCTGCATCTGGGATCGCTGTGGAAGGGCCCCCATGCAGCCTCGCTGCAAGCGAGCGCGCTCGGATCCGGGGAAGCGCTGTGGCTCGACGACAAGCCGCTCGGCCAGGCTCCGCTGTCGTCGTTGATCCCTGCGGGACGTCATGTCGCCGAGATACGTGTTGGACGGGCAGTACGAGCAAGAATTGCGTTCACTGCGCAGCCGGGGCAGCACGTATTGCTGACCCCGGACATGTTCGAGCCGCTGGTCCCCTCTCCGCCGGCGCGGTCGACCCCCATAGTGAGAAAGGAACGACGCGCACCTGCCAAACCGGCCAGCAGACTGTCGGTGATCGGGTTGCTTCACGATGCACACCACAGCATGCAGCAAGGGCAGTGGCTGGCTGCAGCCGCAGCCTATCGGAAGCTCGGCCGTGCGTTCCCCGAGAGCTCGGAGGCACACACGGCCCTGGTGCCGCTCGCCAGGCTCGAGCTTGACCGGCTAAGCAGCCCGCGCAGCGCCCTCAAGCGCCTCGATCGCTACCTGGGCAGGGGCGGTTCCCTGACCGAGGAAGCCCGTTACATGCGGATCCGTAGCCTGCGCGCACTCGGGCGAACTGCGCAGGCGCGTCGGGCCTCGGTCGAATTTCTCGAGCGCCATCCCGAGAGCCTGCACGCCGACAGCATTCGCACCGGGCTCGCAGGCGAGGAGCCCCGGCCGCAACGACGCTGACGTGAAACTTGCGTTTCAGGCTAGCCCTCGCTACGCGAGCGGGGCGGTTGGCCGCTCGGGAAGCGACGAGAGCCCCGTCAGCGTCCTCAACGACCGCTTCTCGCCCATCAGGATCAGACTCATTGTGACGAATCACCGGTCGGAGCTGGCTAGGAACTGACTCGGGTTGATCTTTTTCCGGTCTTTTGGCTACAACACGCGCATCATGGAAAGAGACGCACTTTGCAGGTTAGCTTGGTCCTCGGTGGCAGTGCTGGGCACGCTGCTGGTAGCTCACTGTGGCGGAGGGCACGAGGAGCATACGGTCGACGAAGCCGGATGCGAGCACATCGTCGAACCGTTTGATGCCGTCCAGGAGACCGCAACCGTCGACATCGCGACCGCTCCCGGCCAGACGCACGAGCACGTGCACGAGCGCATCAACCTCGTGCCTTTTGAAGGCGGCATGGGCGGTTTCGTCAAGTTCCCGGCACCCGCGCCCGCGGAGTACACCATGTTCTTCGACAGCTTCATCACGCTTGAAGTGTTCGACGAGCGCCAGACTCCCATTCCACCCAAGTTCATGCCGGCACCGAGCCAGCTCTGTCCAGACAATATCCCCGTGCAGTACAGCTACGATCTGCAGAATGCCCTCTACATCCTGAAGCTCGGCGGCATGGGCTACACACAGAACTTCGTGGGAGTCGTGATCGAGGACACGATCCGCCTCAAGGGCCACTGAGCTGCCGTTTCCGACTCAAGCTAGAAGACCACTTCCAGGGTGAGAATCTCGTGCGCCCCGAGCTCCAACGCGACCTGCCCGTTCGCCTGAAACGATAGCTGCTGCTCGCGTTGCTCGAGCAGGCTGCAGCGAAAAACTGCGGTCGGTGCCGCGCCGAAACGTAGCCGCTCCGTGAGCGCGTGCGCGCGCAGGTTGTACAGGCGCAGGATCAAGCTGTCGCGATCCTGCGTCTTCTTGATCGCGCTCAGCACCGTATCCTCCGAAGCCTTCGAAACGAGCTCCGCACCAGCGCGCAGGCCGTCTTGAACCCCCTGAACGACGACCACAGGAGTCAGGTAGCGCAGTGCAACATCGCTGGCCCGACTCTGCATGGCCTGCACGCCCTCAGCCGAGCCATGAACCGGAGCCAGTGCGTAGCGGAAGCTCATCTTGCGCAGGCACTGTGCCCCGGGCGTGTAGAGGGTCGGGCCCGCACTCTTGCACTTGCGGCTCGCAAAATCGTCGCGCGACAACCAGCCCACCGAGCGAAGCAAGGTAAGGAGCAACGCGCTGCCGTCCTGCCCCTGTGCGCCGGCGATTTCCGGTAGGCCTTGGTTGACGACGGCCAGTCCGTTCCGTTCATCCCGGATCAGTGAGAAGCGCTGCTGCGGATAGGTCTCCGGAGAGGGCTGCGACCAGTCCTCTTGGCCAAAGGCCGTGCGGACCAGCGGTCGCTCGCTCAGGTAGAACTGGCTGTCCGATAGCAAGCAATGCGTCCGGATGGGCGTTGGAAAGCGCGCCCTGACCCGATGGTCCTGCGCCCTGTTTTCGAATTCGGTAGTGACCGACAGCCACGGACAGCGGTAGTCCATGCGGACCCTCACCGAGACCCGGCAGGCCACGGTCTGCTCCGAGCGCTTGCTGCGGTCGTTGCTGAGGCTGGCCGGCAGCTGCCACTCGAAGGCCACCTCCATCTCTGCTCGCAGCGCCGAAGCGCTCACGACGCAGACTTCGCCACGTACCGACTCGGTCGTCAGCGTGCCAGCGCCAGGACAGGGACTGAAGTCGTACTCATCGCCCACATCCGCGCAGTCCTCGAGCAAGTTTAGACCTCGACAGTGCAGGCCGCCCCGCTTGTCTTCCAGGTCGAAGGTTCCGTTGGGCCACAGAACTACACGCAGCAGGCTGTTTTCCATGGTATTGCCATCGACCCGCACCGCTTCCTCACCCAGATCGAGGGGAAGCTCCCGCGCGCCCTCGTGTACGAAGAAGTTGGCGTGACCGCAGGCCGGCAGGCTCTCGGCGTAAAAGCGCAGCAGCACGTACTGATCGCTCGTGGCCTGCTCCGAAGCCGGCCGAAAGATACGCTCCGCGAAGTGAGCCCGGTAGGGAGCGAAGCCGAGCTCTTGCGTCTCGGATGAAAGCCGGCGCCTGTAATCCACTCCCCAAAAGCGCTCTACCTGCTCGGAGCGGATAACCTCGGTCGGCAGCTCGCGACCCTGCTCGTCCACCACGGCCAGTCGCTCGGCGGCCAGGCCGGGAGGCTGAAACACGACCATGCGCTCGATCACGGCCCCGCGGCGCCGCGGTAACGAATTGAGCACGCACAGTGCCGTGTGTCGATCATCGGCCCGATGACGCGCGAAGGTCGGCGCGATCGCTTCGAGCTGGACGCGCAGCAGCTCCTGTGCGCTGTCGATCACCTCCCGGAAGCGACTCTCCATGGCTTCGTGAACCTCATCGATGCTGCAACCGCAGATCGAATCGTGAGGGTGGTTCTGCAGCAGCTTCTTCCAGGCGGCTTCCAGTGCCCCGGCGGGATAATCGCAACCGTGACGGAAGTGCAGATAAGCACACAGCGGCTCGAGGGTGTTTTCCAGGAGCCTCTGGCAACGACCATTGAGCTGCTTGAGGTACATCCGGGTCGACCAGACTCCACTCAGAATCAAGTGATGGCGACCCTCGATCAGCTCCCCTTGCCGGACGCTGAGATCGCTCTGCCGCTCCTTCAGATCGTGCCGGGCCGCGGCCAGGAAGTCCGCGAAGCTGCCGTGGCGGAACTCGGTTTCAGGCATCGACTGCCGCAGCGAGCGAAGGATACGCTCAAAGTCTTGCTGGGGAGGCAGGTGATCGCAGCCGTTGTTGATGAGCAGCACCCGGGACCTGCTGCGCTGCCCCATCTCCTCAAGCAGCTCGCTCACCTGGGCCCGCGCGCGCTCGAGGCTCACTGCGCGCTGCGTGTGCGCATGCCACAGCTCCTCGAAGCCCAGAGCGCCCCCGTTGCAGTATCCCTTCCACTGATGGATCGCTAGCACCTCGCTGCCGTCCGGTGCCCTCCAGCGATACTCGAGCCCGGTGTCGTCGAGCTCGCTGCCATCTCCCCGCGAGTAGATGAAGGAATCGATCCCCGCCTTTCGGAGTATCTGCGGCATCTGGGCAATGTGTCCGAAGGCATCCGGTGCGTAGCCGACCTTCTGCGCTTCCCCAAAGCGCGCAGCTAGCTCGTGTCCCAGCATCAGGTTGCGCACCGTCGCCTCTCCGCTCACGAGGATCTCGTCCGCAAGCACGTACCAGGGCCCCAACGACAGCGCTCCCCGCTTTGCCAGCCGCGCGATCCGCTCGGCATCAAAGGGCCGCAGCTCGAGATAGTCTTCGAGCGCGATCGTCTGCCCGTCCAGCACGAAATGCCGGAACTCGCCCTTCCCCTCCAGGAGATCCAGCACCTTCGCGACCACTTCCGCCAGCTTCACGCGAAACGCGCCAAGAGGCAGGTACCATTCCCGATCCCAATGCGTATGCGAAACGAGGTACGCTGTATTGGATGCCATGCTCTACAGTACCCTTGCTCGGCTCCGCCTGCCTTACCTAATCACTTGGCCCCTACCCACCTAGCAGCGACAGGGGGACGGGCATGATGTTCCACGTGAGCATGGAGGCGGGCAGCGCGCGCTTGTGGATGACCTGGCGGCGCGGGCGGCCGCGCAAAAGAACGTAGCGGCGCAGCTCGCCCTGTTCGTCGGAAGCCACGTACAGCTCGTCGATTTTGTCGCCATCGAGATCGGCAACCACTGCCGCGTGCTCGAAGCCCGAAGACTCCTTGTCCAGGTTCTGTATCCCCCACTCGCCCCGCGGGTCGGTACCGGGCCGCAGCAGCCACAGCCCACTGCGGTAGGCGGCGGCAACGAGCTCTTGCTTGCCGTCTCCGTCCAGATCTCCAGCGGTCAAGAACCGGCAGAAGCGGTCTCGCAGGCGCGCGATGACATGCCCCTTGTTGGCTGGCGTATCGTGATCGTAGCGGCGAATCTCCACGCCCTCGACGATCCGTACAGAGTCGCCATCCTTCTCCGTCAGCGCCTCGACCGCGACGTAGAGCTCGTCACGACCGTCACCGTCCACGTCCCCCACGTAGATCTCCTTGGCGTGGCGGTTGCCCAAGTCAGCTACTACGCTGCGACCTAGCCCTTTCTTCGGTACATAGCGCACGACCTGTCCCCGCTGCGCGTGGTCGCCCTCGAGCCGGTTGGGCTCCGAGGGCGTGGCGTAGACCTCCATCACGCCATCCCGATCGAGGTCACCGACCTCGATCTCGTGGATGAAGGTGTCGGCCTGGCGGTCCAGCCGTTCGACCTTGAACCCTCCATCATCCCGGGCACGCAAAACCGCGACCACACCCTGATCGTGGGTCCCCACCGCGATATCGAGCCTACCGGTTCCGTACAGGTCCGCGACTTCGGCGTCGCGCATGCGGCTGTGTTTGCCACCAAAGTCCTCGGTCCACAGGGTGCGGGCAACAAACCTCGTGTCGTTGCCGTGGGACTCGGCGGCCCACAACTTGACCGCGGCCCGGGTCCCGGCCACGGTGAGCACCCCGGCAGCGCCGCGCCGGGGCCGATAGGGCATCGCCTTGTGAAAGACGTTGCTGTCAGGGTCCTCGACTACCTGGGTCAACCACTTGCCGTCCTTGCGTCGCAGAATCTCCATGCGCGCCGCGCCGGGCTTGGGCAGGACCTTCCCGTCCTTGACCCCGAACTGCGCATAGGCGACGAGCAGCCCCCTGGGCAGATTCGCCGCGACTTGCACCGCGGCAGCGCGAGCCTGCCGCTCGGGAGCCGGGTCTGCGACCGGAGCTGGCTGTGGGCTCGGTCCTTCGGCGGGTGCTTGAGGTGCCGTCTTCGAGCAACCGGCCCCCACGGTCACGCCGACCAAAGCGGCCATCCACAGCGACAGATTGACCTCGCCCATGCGTACCCTCGGCACCCCCCGCGACGGGGTGTAGCCGAAGCCAGCCGATCTGTAAACGCGGCTCCGAGCACCTGCCGGAAGCGGCGCCGCTCCCCGGGAGCCCGAACGAGTACGCCGTTGGCGGTGTTGCTCTTCCTCGCAATATCCCCAATAGTCCCCGTCGCACCTTGGGTTCATCCAAGACTGTACCACGTCCATGCCGAAGCCCTTCTACGTCACCACGCCCATCTACTACGTCAACGACCGGCCTCACATCGGCACGGCCTACTCCACGATCGCTGCGGATGTGCTCGCTCGCTATCAGCGGCTGCGCGGCCGGCCGACACGCTTTTTGACGGGCCTCGACGAGCACGGTCAGAAGATCGAACGACGGGCTCGCGAGCAGGGAGTCGAGCCGAAGCAATTTGTCGACAGCATGGCGCGGCCCTTTGCTGAAGCTTGGAGAAAGCTGCGCTGCGAGCACGACGACCTCATTCGCACCACGGAGGAGCGCCACAAGACCAAGGCTCAAGCGCTGTGGCGTCGCATGCTGCAAGCCGGCGACATCTACCTTGGCAAGTACGAGGGATGGTACTCGGTCTCGTCGGAGGCCTTCTACACAGACAAGGATCTGCTTCCCGGCAACCTCGACCCGATCAGCAAGAAACCGGTCGAATGGGTGCGGGAGGAGAGCTACTTCTTTCGTCTGTCCAAGTACACCCAGCCGCTTTTGGAATTTTACGAACGCAATCCCAGCTTCGTGAGGCCCGAAGCACGTTTCAACGAGGTCAAGAGCTTCGTGCGGGAGGGGCTGCGCGATCTTTCGGTCTCGCGCACGAGCTTCAAGTGGGGAGTACCCGTACCGGGCGACGATCGCCACATCATGTACGTGTGGCTCGATGCGCTCACCAACTACATCAGCGCCCTGGGCGGTCCCGTCGAAGCAACCGAAGCGCCGATGTTTCGACGCTTCTGGACACCCAGCGCCGAGGTGGTGCACATCGTCGGCAAGGACATTCTACGCTTTCACGCGATCTATTGGCCCGCACACCTGATGAGCGCCGGCATGACGCCGCCGAGCCAAGTCTGGGCTCACGGGTGGCTAACGGTCGACGGCGTGAAGATGTCCAAGAGCCTGGGCAACTTCATACCGCCCGGGCCGCTGGTGGACGCTCTGGGCGCCGACGTGCTGCGCTACTACCTGATGCGCGACGTGGGTTTCGGCCACGACGGGGACTTCAGCCACCGGAACCTGCTCGCTCGCTACAACGGAGAGCTCGCAAACGGGCTGGGCAATCTGTTGCAACGCATGGTGGCCAGCATCGTCAAACGCAGCCTGAATGGACGCGTACCAACGCCGCATCGCGATCCGCGCGAGCTCGTCGATGAGGAGCTCGTCGCTGTTGCCAAGCGCTCCGCACTGGCGGCAGCGAGGCACATGGACGCCATCGCCCCGCACCGCGCCCTCGAGAGCGTTTG
Above is a window of Pseudomonadota bacterium DNA encoding:
- a CDS encoding TolC family protein is translated as MDLNQLLGLAEHNYAGLKASAHAIAAAEAKLAEAWVSPFFQLNVTSLFSLVPNVSGHPLLSRDSQLPLSNPWGPMVQVGLQGAIPLWTFGKLGAAREAARAGVRASTHKRKQVLARLRSDVRRAYFGLQFALDTLQMIAEGRAKLESGVALLEQRLEQGDSDANVLDRYRLAAALSEVDARRSEARRLEQTSRAALTLLTGLDEITVPDCPLEPIATEPKSLGWHLDMARTHRPDAGMLRTSVEAREAKLRAERAGYLPDLALTVQASRSHTPGVTNQTNPFVVDPANYNALGAGLAARWSLDLWGNHYRVERASRQLAETRAQAQEALTGISLQIAAEREALLDARRRLAAWRRGHRDTRKWLVTVAQGYQIGTLQARDLVDSLRAYFTARFSHLQAIHDTNSSLARLEQAIGTPIVADDAWLQTCAPEGP
- a CDS encoding RNA polymerase sigma factor; translation: MIQSGPQPGHDKDLRLMLRVAAGDREAQRVLALRLVGRVHRLSRRLMANASEAEDAAQTALIQILRAAGTFRHESSLERWADRIAARTILRHARAQRRKAGVVVPLLDPENLPHSGAELRIERQGVFRSVEQHMRLLTPAQREALVLKHALGYTTEEIAELAERPVGTIKDRLVNGRRRLRKLLQRELVAAARRAEATG
- a CDS encoding FecR family protein, with product MTFLQDRDFKRWAELVDRQEAGEQLSPEQEAFVLEHTKTNPLARREQELLAELSDLGASPEGLEHLVKSALDRTTSGPAGSGLQPRSAGLEPAPLGAPQLPPRPQDATASRTQRQPGGAQRVHGRLRFGWRTGAIVAAAAAAVLLLPWLDVETWLGPPAFDSHAPRQQASRCELVYGSGSVTVAGRPLRAAGTLVTQGQLVRTGDGLACLSIDPGIDLCLDRHTSVRLSKLSGPDREVALLDGKAAAVLARQPEGHRFSVVASDTWVTAIGTAFTVDVREASQGVVTTVLQGSVRIGQARQGQVVRAHRRAVRRRHRLDIKPVTRTTESREWGALHLGSLWKGPHAASLQASALGSGEALWLDDKPLGQAPLSSLIPAGRHVAEIRVGRAVRARIAFTAQPGQHVLLTPDMFEPLVPSPPARSTPIVRKERRAPAKPASRLSVIGLLHDAHHSMQQGQWLAAAAAYRKLGRAFPESSEAHTALVPLARLELDRLSSPRSALKRLDRYLGRGGSLTEEARYMRIRSLRALGRTAQARRASVEFLERHPESLHADSIRTGLAGEEPRPQRR
- a CDS encoding glycosyl hydrolase-related protein, which gives rise to MASNTAYLVSHTHWDREWYLPLGAFRVKLAEVVAKVLDLLEGKGEFRHFVLDGQTIALEDYLELRPFDAERIARLAKRGALSLGPWYVLADEILVSGEATVRNLMLGHELAARFGEAQKVGYAPDAFGHIAQMPQILRKAGIDSFIYSRGDGSELDDTGLEYRWRAPDGSEVLAIHQWKGYCNGGALGFEELWHAHTQRAVSLERARAQVSELLEEMGQRSRSRVLLINNGCDHLPPQQDFERILRSLRQSMPETEFRHGSFADFLAAARHDLKERQSDLSVRQGELIEGRHHLILSGVWSTRMYLKQLNGRCQRLLENTLEPLCAYLHFRHGCDYPAGALEAAWKKLLQNHPHDSICGCSIDEVHEAMESRFREVIDSAQELLRVQLEAIAPTFARHRADDRHTALCVLNSLPRRRGAVIERMVVFQPPGLAAERLAVVDEQGRELPTEVIRSEQVERFWGVDYRRRLSSETQELGFAPYRAHFAERIFRPASEQATSDQYVLLRFYAESLPACGHANFFVHEGARELPLDLGEEAVRVDGNTMENSLLRVVLWPNGTFDLEDKRGGLHCRGLNLLEDCADVGDEYDFSPCPGAGTLTTESVRGEVCVVSASALRAEMEVAFEWQLPASLSNDRSKRSEQTVACRVSVRVRMDYRCPWLSVTTEFENRAQDHRVRARFPTPIRTHCLLSDSQFYLSERPLVRTAFGQEDWSQPSPETYPQQRFSLIRDERNGLAVVNQGLPEIAGAQGQDGSALLLTLLRSVGWLSRDDFASRKCKSAGPTLYTPGAQCLRKMSFRYALAPVHGSAEGVQAMQSRASDVALRYLTPVVVVQGVQDGLRAGAELVSKASEDTVLSAIKKTQDRDSLILRLYNLRAHALTERLRFGAAPTAVFRCSLLEQREQQLSFQANGQVALELGAHEILTLEVVF